In Humidesulfovibrio mexicanus, the sequence CAGCATGCACAGAATTGACTGACACCGTAATTTTGTGTTCGTTTTCATCGTCAACGTCCTGACTTGTGTTGCAAGTGCCACACTTCTTTTGTCTTTGGGTTATATATCATTTCCATAACACCGTTGTCGTACTTGTAAAAGCCCGGTTTAAAATCTTTCACAATTGGTCCAGAAGTTTTATATACTTCCTCCGCAGCCAAAAATGGCGTTGCGAGTCGTGGACTTTTCCCGACTTCTTTCGGAATGCCTAGTCTTTCATAGTAGTACTTTGAAAACTTAAACGCCGATCCCTCCGCTTCATAGAACCCGTCAACCAGCTTAATCTCTCTTGAAACCGTAGACGCAACAGCCTTTTCTCCCGCCCTCGCCAGCTTCGTCATGCCCGCTGGCACCATCGGAATCAAGAGGGCGGTGCTATCGGCGGCGAGGTCGATGAATCCCTCTTGGACCATGCCCTTGTCGTCGATGTAGCGACCGTACTGAATTTTGCCCAAATCGTAGAGGACAAACAAGGCGTCCCAGGCGGATTCCGCCCAGTTGTTTCGAACCGCGTTGTCGGCAGTCATGGATGCGGTGCCGACGTCTGCGCCAGAGAGCGCGGCGACAAGCCCTGCGGCAAGCTTGCCGTAGTTGATGCCGAGTTCTTCAAGGGCGGGCATGTCTTTTTCCGAGATGCCCGTCTTCAGCTTTTCCGTGAGGAACGCCTGCGCCGCCACCTCCCCCACCACACCACCAAGCGCACCGCTGGCGGCGTCCTTGCCATCCGCAGCGGCCATGGCACCGCCAAGGGCGGCGTGGGCGATCTTGTGGGTCACGTAGTCCAGATCGCCAGCCTTGGCGGCCGCGCCAATCTCATTGGCGGCTTTCGCCCCCAGGGCATCCACCGCCGCGC encodes:
- a CDS encoding DUF637 domain-containing protein — encoded protein: LAKIDGLKDAVKAGDWAGKAAQDTLVTGTVQAGVGTALYGGDLGQNLLDGLRGAAVDALGAKAANEIGAAAKAGDLDYVTHKIAHAALGGAMAAADGKDAASGALGGVVGEVAAQAFLTEKLKTGISEKDMPALEELGINYGKLAAGLVAALSGADVGTASMTADNAVRNNWAESAWDALFVLYDLGKIQYGRYIDDKGMVQEGFIDLAADSTALLIPMVPAGMTKLARAGEKAVASTVSREIKLVDGFYEAEGSAFKFSKYYYERLGIPKEVGKSPRLATPFLAAEEVYKTSGPIVKDFKPGFYKYDNGVMEMIYNPKTKEVWHLQHKSGR